The Novosphingobium aromaticivorans DSM 12444 genome segment TGGCGACGGGCGTTTCCTGCTGAACCAGGCGGAGATGCTGTTCGACGTATCGCTGCCCGCGCCGCTCGATCCCGAAGGCCTCGGCAAGTTCCTGATGCGGCGGGTCGCTGTCTACGACAAGGACCGCGAAGGGCACTACAACCTGATCTCGGCGCTGCACAAATCGGTGCGCGGTTCCGATCCGCAGGCGGCGCTCTATTATCTCGCGCGAATGCTCGTCGCGGGCGAGGAACCGCTCTACCTGCTGCGCCGCATGGTGCGCATGGCGGTGGAGGACATCGGCCTCGCCGATCCGCAGGCACTCGTCCAGTGCCTTGCCGCCAAGGATGCCTACGAGTTCCTCGGCAGTCCGGAAGGCGAACTCGCCATCGTCCAGGCGCTGCTGTACCTTGCCACCGCGCCCAAATCCAACGCCGCCTATGCCGCGCACAAGGCGGCGTGGAAGTCCGCGCGCGAGACGGGCTCGCTCATGCCTCCCGCCAACATCCTCAACGCGCCGACCAAGCTGATGAAGGACATCGGCTACGGCAAGGGCTATGCCTACGACCACAACGCCGAGGACGGGTTTTCGGGCGCGAACTACTGGCCCGATGGCATGGCGCCGCAGACTTACTACACCCCGGTCGAGCGTGGGTTCGAGCGCGAGGTTCTGAAACGCCTCGAATGGTGGGACCGCAAGCGCCGCGAGCGCGAGGGCGGATGAACCCGGGGCGTTTCGGGCATTTCGTCGCGATCGACTGGTCGGGCGCCGCGGGCGAGCGCCACAAGGGCATCGCGGTGGCCATGGCCGCGCGCGGGGATGCGGCACCCGCCATGGTTCGCCCTTCGCACCGCTGGTCGCGCGAGGAAGTGCTGCGGTTCCTGGACGAAGAGCTGCCGGACGACGCGCTGGTAGGCATGGACCTTGGCATATCGCTGCCCTTCGCGGACCGGGGCGCGTTTTTTCCGGGGCTCGCCGAAAGCCCGGCGACGGCACGCGACCTGTGGGCTTCGATCGACGCGATCTGCGCTGACGATCCGCATCTTGGCGTCACCTCGTTTGTCGACCACCCCGCGTTCTCTGCCTATTTCCGCCGCCACGGCGGGCGCGAGGGCGCACGGTTCGGCGGCGGGCAGGGACGCTTCCGCACGACGGAGGCGGCACAGCGGCGGATGGGGTGCAAGCCCTATTCGAACTTCAACCTCGTCGGCGCGGCGCAAGTCGGCAAGTCGAGCCTTTCGGGGATGCGGCTGCTGCACAGGCTTCGCGGGGCGGCGAGCGTCTGGCCTGTCGATCCCCTGCCCGCGCGCGGTCCGGTCCTCTGCGAAATCTACACGACCATCGCCGCCATGGCCGCCGGGCGCACGGCCTCGCGCTCGAAGATGCGATCGGCGGGCGAACTCGATGATGCGCTCGCGCGCCTGGGCTCCGAGCCATCAGGGCTGGCCGGCCCGCTCGACGATCACACCTGCGACGCCATCGTGACGGCGGCGTGGCTTCGCCGCGCCGCCCCTAACCCCCGGCTCTGGTCTCCCCGCGAACTTACACCCGAAATCGCGCGAACGGAGGGCTGGACCTTCGGTGCCGTCTGAGGCTAGGGAACAGCGACAAGCCGGCTTAGCTCAGTTGGTAGAGCACCTGATTTGTAATCAGGGGGCCACGGGTTCGAATCCTGTAGCCGGCACCATTCCCCGATCGATCGCACCGACTTTGCACGCGCGTGCCCTGCGTCCGCGGGACTTCAGGGATCATGTCTCGCGCGCAACGTAACAAATGTTAAGTCGAGACTTGCTCCGCAAGTGCAGGTCTGGGACAAGGCGCGATGACCGGAAATGGGACAGCCGCGGCGATGCTGCTGGAAACGCGGACCGCGTGCATCGAACTCGCGGCGGCGATTCGCGCGCGCCATGAAGCGGAAGTGCCTTCCTGTTCGCAACAGGAACTGGCCGCGATGGACCTTCTGGAACAGATTTCCGAACTTTTGGGTACTATCGGACTGAACTCTTAGTCCATTCCGAAAGCCGCAGAAATCCTTGACCATGTTAACTTAAGATATAATCTTCACGTAACCGCGATTAGTTAATATTCGCTCATTTTCCTATCAATTTCAACCGTTTGCATTTGCAAATCTGCGTTTTAATCCGCATGGATTATCTCGGGGTTGGACTGGGAATGCGAAGGTATGAACAAAAATGATCGAGATCGGCTCGCCACTATAAGCGCAATGCTCGGCGAACTCCTCGCCACCACCGGCGAGGGCGAGAAGGCAGAGCCAACTGCCGAGCAACTGCTCCATGAAGCAAGGGCGAAGATAGCGGCTCGCCGCCGCCGTCAGGAACTGTTCCCCGGGATCCAGGTCGCGGACCCCGCGTGGGACCTGCTCCTGGAACTGTTCGTGCACCGCTGCGAAGGGCGTCGGATATCGGTGACCGGCCTTGGCCTCAGCGCCAACGTGCCCGGCGCGACCGTGCTTCGCTGGCTTGCGATGTTCCACGACAGCGGCCTGATCGTCCGCGAACCCGACCCGCAGGACCGCCGCCGCATCTGGGTGCACCTGACGGACGAAGGGCGCGACCGCGTGGTCAAGGCGCTTGTCGTCATGCTTGCGCCGGAACAGCGCGAGACCTTCCGGTTGCCGCAGCTCGCTGCCTGAGCGGGCTGCGGCGCGCCATGCGTCAGCCGCGTCCGCGGTAAGGCGCAACCCCTTGATCCGGAAGCCAAAGACCGGCCGGCGGCGGACCCGATTGCCAGAACACGTCAATCGGAATTCCGCCGCGCGGGTACCAGTAGCCACCGATGCGCAGCCATTGCGGCTTCATCTCGTCGAACAGGCGCTGGCCGATGCCGACGGTCACGTCCTCGTGGAAGCCGGCATGGTTGCGAAACGATCCGAGGAACAGCTTCAAGGCCTTTGATTCCACGATGCATTCACCGGGCGCATAATCGATCACGAGGTGTGCGAAGTCGGGCTGGCCGGTGACCGGGCAGAGCGAGGTGAATTCGGGCGCAGCAAAGCGGATCATGTAAAGCGCGCCGGGACGCGGATTGGCCACGTAATCGAGCACAGCCTCGTCCGGAGAAGCTGGCAAGCTGCTGTTTTGTCCGAGGAAAAGTGGTGTATTTGCCATGACGACCGCCTTGTGACCTGAACGGCACCTAAAAGCACCTGACGGCACCGAAATGCACCTTGGCGCACCCCGAAGCCCTTCTGTTGCGCGCCCAATGCACCGGTCGCAGCCGCAGGGCAAGTGAGCCGATCATGCCCATCGGTTCATCGACGATTAAACCACCCGCGCCTTGTCCGGGTTCCATGATGAGGACCACGGGGCACTTTCCGACAACCCTTGCCGCGCTTGCGCTGACCGCCGCCGCCGTCACCGCGACCGGCGCGCGCGCACAGAATGCCGGCTCATACCAGTTGCCGCCTGCGCCCACGCCCTCGGCCACGGCGCAAGGCCCGGTCGTCCCCGGCTCGCCGCCACCGCGCGTCGCCACGACCGACGCGCCCACCGTAGAGACTCCCCCTCCCCAGGCTGCCCCGCCTCCGGTGATCGCCGCGCCCACTCCGACCTCGGCCCCGACTGCCCGGCCTTCCCCCCGACCCCGGCCCGCCATGACGGCGCAGCCAATGCCGGCGCCGACAACCTCGACAACCGCGCTTCCCGCGCCGAGTCCGAGCCCGACCGGCGCGGCGGCTCTTCCGCCGCCACTGACCCAGCCGACCCTCGACACCCCCGCCCTTGCGCCCCCGCCACTTGCCCCCGCCCCCGAGCCAGCGAGCAATCCGCTGCCGTGGATCGCGGGCTTCCTGCTGGCCCTCGGGGCGGTCGTTGGCTGGTTGCTGCTGCGCCGCAGGCAGACGCTGGCCGAGGCGGAGCCGGAGTTCGAACGGCCCGTCGTGGCCGGCAAGACCGCTTCGCCAGCCCCAGCCCCAGCCGAGCCCGAGCCCAAATCCGCTCCAGCGCCTCGACCGGCCCCGACAGCGCCCTCGGTGTCACCAGCGGCGGCGATGCAGCCCCTCGACATGCACCTTCACGCGGCGCGGATGAGCGCGAGCCTCGTCAATGCGACGCTGGCCTATCGCCTGCTGATTACCGCCGACGAGGACGTGACCGACCTTGTCGTGCGTGGCGACATGGTTTCGGCCCACGCATCGCGCCCCGCGGAGGAACAGCTTGGCCTGTCGGATGCGCCAACACTGCATCGGGTGGACCGGATGAGCGTCGGAGAAACGCTGGAACTTTCAGGAGAAATCCGCCTTCCGCTGGCCGCGATCACCCCGATCCGGCATGGCGACGCGGCGCTGTTCGTACCGTTGGTGCGGATCGAGGCCCTCGGGCTTTCGGCAAGCGGAAAGCCGGTGAAACTGAGAGCCGCTTTCGTCATCGGGCTGGACGAGGGACAGGCGGGGACGCGGCTCCAGCCCTTCCGCCTCGACCTTGGCCCGAGGGTGTACCAGCAGGTCGGACAGCGCGCCCTGCCCGTCCCGGCGTTTGCCTGAAGGCGCGTCCCGGGATGATGCGCGCATCGGCCCTTTTACGGCTCGACGGTCCCGAACAGGCGGTCTAGTCTGCCAGGCACGAACCCGCGCAAAGACGGGTCGCGCATGCAGCAGGCAGGAGCACAGGCTAAGATGGATTCGCTGGTTTCGACCCAGTGGCTCGCGAACGAAATGGGCGCGAGCGACCTCCGTATCGTCGACGCAACGGCGTTCCTGCCGGAGCACGGCCGCAACGCCCTGCTGGAATACGAGGCCTGCCATATCCCCGGCGCGGTGTTCATGGACCTTGCGGACCTTGTCGATTCGGCATCCGCCGTGCCGAACACCCTGCCCCCGGCCGAGAAATTCGCCAGCAGGATGCAGGCCCTGGGCCTTGGCGACGGCAGCCGCGTCGTGATCTACGACGACAGCCCGATCAAGTCCGCCACCCGCGCCTGGTTCATGCTGACGATGTTCGGGGCGCAGAACGTGGCGCTGCTCGACGGCGGCATCGCCAAGTGGAAAGCGGAAGGCCGCAAGTGCGCCCAGGGCCGCGAAACCTTGCGCGCCCGCCACTTCACCGTGTGGTCCGATCAGAGCCACGTGCGCACCAAGGGCGATGTCCTCGCCAATCTGGACACCAAGGCCGAACAGGTGGTCGACGCGCGGGGCGCGGGCCGCTTTACCGGCGAGATGGCGGAAACCAATCCGGCCGTGGCGAGCGGGCACATCCCCGGTGCGCGCAACGTGCCCTATTCCAGCCTGTTCAACGCCGACGGCACGTGGAAATCGCCCGACGCGATCCGCGCTATCTTCGAGGCGGCGGGAGTCGATCTTTCGCGTCCACTGATCTCGTCGTGCGGATCGGGCATGACCGCCAACGTGGTGATCTTCGCCCTGCACCTGATCGGCAAGGACGACGTATCGCTCTATGACGGATCGTGGAGCGAATGGGGGGTCGATCCCGAAACGCCCAAGGCG includes the following:
- a CDS encoding replication-associated recombination protein A yields the protein MADLFAPPPQDRPPPEASAEGPLADRLRPRDLSEIIGQDHLTGPDGAIGRMVAAGKLTSMILWGPPGTGKTSIARLLAEAVGMRYVAISAVFSGVADLKKAFAEAEAMALAGRRTLLFVDEIHRFNRAQQDGFLPFVENGTVTLVGATTENPSFALNAALLSRAQVLILHRLDAAALGTLLDRAEDVTGLRLPLTPPAREALVASADGDGRFLLNQAEMLFDVSLPAPLDPEGLGKFLMRRVAVYDKDREGHYNLISALHKSVRGSDPQAALYYLARMLVAGEEPLYLLRRMVRMAVEDIGLADPQALVQCLAAKDAYEFLGSPEGELAIVQALLYLATAPKSNAAYAAHKAAWKSARETGSLMPPANILNAPTKLMKDIGYGKGYAYDHNAEDGFSGANYWPDGMAPQTYYTPVERGFEREVLKRLEWWDRKRREREGG
- the queF gene encoding preQ(1) synthase, whose protein sequence is MANTPLFLGQNSSLPASPDEAVLDYVANPRPGALYMIRFAAPEFTSLCPVTGQPDFAHLVIDYAPGECIVESKALKLFLGSFRNHAGFHEDVTVGIGQRLFDEMKPQWLRIGGYWYPRGGIPIDVFWQSGPPPAGLWLPDQGVAPYRGRG
- the sseA gene encoding 3-mercaptopyruvate sulfurtransferase, translating into MDSLVSTQWLANEMGASDLRIVDATAFLPEHGRNALLEYEACHIPGAVFMDLADLVDSASAVPNTLPPAEKFASRMQALGLGDGSRVVIYDDSPIKSATRAWFMLTMFGAQNVALLDGGIAKWKAEGRKCAQGRETLRARHFTVWSDQSHVRTKGDVLANLDTKAEQVVDARGAGRFTGEMAETNPAVASGHIPGARNVPYSSLFNADGTWKSPDAIRAIFEAAGVDLSRPLISSCGSGMTANVVIFALHLIGKDDVSLYDGSWSEWGVDPETPKATGPA